A DNA window from Nerophis lumbriciformis linkage group LG33, RoL_Nlum_v2.1, whole genome shotgun sequence contains the following coding sequences:
- the LOC133575778 gene encoding major histocompatibility complex class I-related gene protein-like, which produces MMNLLFFFLLVVQTHSVTPVIHSLKYFITASSQVPNFPEYVEVGYVDEVEISYYDNNIRKAESKQDWMNKITAEDPNYWQRQTERNVVGEHVFKDNIEKAKKRFNQTGGVHIVQRMSGCEWNDETDEVQGWEQISYDGEDFISLDMKTWTWTAAKQQAFPTKLKWDQEILNLDYQKYYFTERCPSYLKKYVEYGKKVLMRTELPEVFLLQKTPSSPVSCMATGFYPDRADLFWRKDGEQIFEDVEHGELLPNPDGTFQMSVELKVEVTAEVEGKYECVFQLSGVEEDLVTKLERRSILSNASHEGNVSLTATLAVLAVVVLLIIIIIFIIKRRRSRQAEYDPAAGDAGNELSERREG; this is translated from the exons TGATTCATTCACTCAAGTATTTCATCACTGCAtcctctcaagttccaaacttcccagagtatgtggaggttggttatgttgatgaagttgagattagttactatgacaacaacatcaggaaagcagaatccaaacaggactggatgaacaaaatcacagcagaggaTCCAAACTACTGGCAGAGACAAACAGAGAGGAATGTTGTTGGTGAACATGTCTTCAAAGACAACATTGAAAAAGCCAAGAAGCGTTTCAACCAaactggag GTGTTCACATTGTCCAGAGGATGTcaggatgtgaatggaatgatgagactgatgaggtTCAAGGTTGGGAGCAGATCAgttatgatggagaagatttCATATCGTTGGACATGAAAACATGGACATGGACTGCAGCAAAACAACAAGCTTTCCCCACCAAACTCAAGTGGGACCAAGAAATACTTAATCTAGACTACCAGAAGTATTATTTCACTGAGCGTtgtccttcttacttgaagaagtatgtggagtatgggaagaaggtcctaatgagaacag AGCTTCCGGAGgtgttcctcctccagaagacgccatcctctccggtcagctgcatggcgacaggtttctaccccgacCGAGCCGACttgttttggaggaaagacggcgagcagatcttcgaggacgtggagcacggagagctgctccccaaccccgacggaaccttccagatgtcggtggagctgaaagtggaggtgacggccgaggtggagggcaagtacgaatgtgtgttccagctgtctggcgtcgaggaggacctggtcaccaagctggagagaagaagcatcctgagcaacgcaagccatgaag GCAACGTGAGCCTCACTGCCACGCTGGCGGTCCTCGCTGTGGTGGTCCTcttgatcatcatcatcatcttcatcatcaagcGTCGCCGAAGCAGACAAG CCGAATACGATCCAGCTG CTGGTGACGCTGGTAACGAGCTCTCAGAGAGACGTGAAGGCTGA